The Rhodohalobacter barkolensis genome includes the window TAAAATCAGGTTGTACATTGGCCATAAAGCCCAACTTTCCTGAGTTGATCCCCAGCACAGGAATGTCATTTTCCTTTATCAGATGAGCAGTGTGTAACAGCGTTCCGTCTCCACCGATCGCGATCACGATTTCTGAATTTTCAACAGCTTCTTTTTCAGAGTCTACAATTTTAATATTGTTATGTTCACTCACTTTTGGAAAGTGAGATTTTAAAGAAGCTGTTATATAAAGTGTCTGTTTATTGGCTGAGCACCAATTTAAAACCTGCTCAAGCGGTTCCTGAACGGAATATTTTTCCGGATTTGCTAAAATGCAAAATTTCATGAGGCGTCCCTTTCAGCCTGATCAATTTCAAGTCCTCGTAAAGGCAACTGCCATGGAACAGCCGTCGGCTCAATGCCGTCAATGTAGCTGTGATAAATACCGATAATGACCGATTCTGCAGTGAGCCATTGGCCTTGATCATTGTCGGTGTTGAAGTATGGATAGTGAAACGAATCTACGGAACGACTAAAAAGTACAGACTCAGCAGTTGGGATTCGTATGTCAAGAAACGAAAGTGATACATCCGGCCTAAAGACAGAGTTATTGATATCTGTAAAGAGCATTGTGGCGAATGGATTTTCCGTAAAGGTAACGTAAAGTTCGGATGGTACAGATTCGGGCTCATATTCTGTTGGAATTTCCGGCTCTTCGAAAGAGATTTCTCCCGGTGATGTTAGTTGATCTTGCTCCAACTGCGCCAACCGGTATTTGACATAGTCAAGATCACGCTCACTGCTTTCATTTAGATAGATCATGGTAAAACGGGTTGCAGAATTTTGAACCAGCTCAAATTGATCCTGATAAGATGAAACAAGATTTTGGCTACTGTCGGTTACCTGTGTTTTAATCTGCGGACCCAGTTCCGGTACCCAATCGATGTTTTTCCGTGCAAACTGCTGAAAAGCATCGGATTCGCTGGACTGGTAAATAAAATCGATGCGATTTACCGGGTAGTCTACTTGCCTGTCGGTAAATCTTGGGGAAGGATTACGGGTGAGCACAATCTCATTTTCATTTTGTGAATTAAGAATATAAGCACCGGTTCCCACAGGACTTGTACGTAAATCATCATCCCTATTCTGCAAAGCTTCACTTGGATAAATGGAAAGATATGGAGAGCCCAATTTCTTGAGAAAATCCTCATCCGGGTTTTTTAAGGTGAATCGAATCGTTTCAGCATCGATAACTTCAATTCCGGATATCCCATCGAGTACCCGTTTGGAGGAATCAAAAACTGTTCGCTGCTCAGTAAAATAGTTGTCGTAGCCTACAATATTCATCAAAAGCTGAGAAGCTGTGGGAGGAACATCAACTTTGGCGGTACGCTCGAATACCCACCGGACATCCTCTGCGTGAATTCTCCGGCCAACACCTGCCCCGAAAACAGTACTGTCGTGAAAGTAAAGATCCCGGTTTAATTTAAACTCGTACTGTGTGCCATCATCAGAAACTGTGTAGTCATTAATGAGTGCAGGTTCGGGGTTGCCGTCACTGTCCAATTTAAAGAGGCCATCATATATCAGGGAAACTACTCGCAGTGTGCTGAGATTCTCTGCGTAGAGCGGATCAAAATTCGTGACTGGTTCAAGGATGCCAACCCGCAATTGCGTAAAGTCATCACCATTCGGCTGATCGGTGCTTTCGGAAGATTCGCCTGAGGCAGATTCCGGATTTTGTTCTACTACCGTAATGGTATCTGATGAGCCACATCCATAAAATAGAATGATTAAAGGGATCAGGAGGAGAAGTGAGTTGGTAATCGGTTTTTTCATATCTATTTATTTCCTTTTAGACCTTTGATCCCCTTAACAGCTTTTTGGCTTAGTAAGTTTGTTTCGTAAGTGAGAATTCGGCCATTTTTCTTTTGATGAGTTGATACGGCAATATCAATCAATTCCAAAAGCAGTTTATCGAATGATATACCGGACTCTTTCCAAAGGTAGAACGAGAAAGATCCGGGAATGGTGTTGATTTCATTGAAAAAGTAGGTTTCGGTTCCGGATTCGACCAAAAAGTCTAATCTGGCCAATCCGCTGCAGTTAAATAACTTAAAAACTTCTGCAGAGGTTTCCTGAATGGACGTTGTCAAAGATTCTGAAATATCTGCGGGAATCACGCGATCTGCAGATGCCATTCCTTTGGAAGCATCATCACGCATGTATTTATCCTTGAACGAAAGTAGCTCTTCAGTTCCCATGGGGCGCTCACAAACACTAGCCTTTGGTGACTGAGGTGTTCCCACTACCGAACAGTTAATTTCAGTTAAGGGAGAAATCGCCTTTTCAACCAAAATATGATCATCATATCGAAATGCGGTCTCAACAGCTTCGATTAAAGCATCTCTGTCTTTAACGACCTCAACACCGATACTGCTTCCCAGATGGACCGGTTTGATAATGACGGGATAGGAAAGTTTTTCAATCTTATCCAGAATTCCGGCTTGATCGTCAACCCACTCGTTTTCGAAGAAATCAATGCCATCCACTACAGGAATTCCGGCCGATCGACAAAGCGCTTTAGCTGTAACTTTATCCATACCAACCGAAGATCCCATAACCCCACTGCCGGTATAGGGGATGTTATATGTTTCGCATACACCTTGAAATGATCCGTTCTCACCCGCAGAACCGTGAAAAGCGGTCAATACAGCATAAATAACGGTATGCTCATTTTTTGAGAATATCCCGCTTTTTTTCTTTTCTAAAACAGCTTGCCCCAATTCATTATGGGTAATGTGACAGGGAGTTGCATTGTCGGTAATCTTTCCAAGGTCTTCATAATGCTTCAGGTCTAAAAGATAATCTCCGGTAAACCACATTCCGTTTTTTGCAATGTAGAGCGGTATAATTTGATAGGGAGTATTTTCAAGAGCTGAAATGGCCTGCATCGCAGTTAAAACAGATACTTCATGCTCCGGAGATGCACCGCCAAATGCTACAACTAAGTTTTTTTCCATAATTATTTTTACTGAATTTGATTGATGATACAAAGTTCACTTTTTAATTAACAGCGTCTTATCTGCTTATATTGATTTTATTTGCATATCAAACGGTTCTGTCCCGAGTTGGTGCTAAAATTCTTATATTCGGCTGTTCGTTAGTTCTTGAATTCAACTCATAATTGTATAGATGTCTAAACATAAAATCCTTGTTATTGAAGATGAGGAGATGACGGCACGGCTGATTACCTACAGGCTCAAATCTTTAGGTCACGAAGTTCAACACGAAAAAGACGGTGTGAAGGGATTTCAAACAATTAAGGAATTCAGACCGGATTTAGTGGTTTTGGATATCATGTTACCGGGGCTTTCCGGATTTGAGATTTTACAAAAACTCCAGGATGATGAAAGTTTTGATTCAGACAGTATAAAAGTGTTGATGCTTTCCAGTAAAAAAAGAGCAGAAGACGTTTCTCGCGGGTTTAACCTTGGAGCGATGGAGTATGTTCCTAAACCGTTCAAAATGGATGAGTTTTTGCTGCGTTTGAACAGGGTTTTAAATCAATAGCATTTGCTGATCGATTTTCTAAATACACATGCCGAGCGAATCGTGCTCTTAGTTGTCATCGTGTTGGCAATTTTTAGTTTAATGGTATTTATCGGGGCCATTTACAGCCGGTGGAGGCTGAATTTGAGGGAAAAAAGAGAGAAACAGATTCGGGATAAGTTGTCTAACCTTGTAATCCGATATGTGTCCGGCGATTTAAAATTTGAAGAGTTGAAGTCAAAGCTTTCTACGGAAACGGACTACAGTATCTTAATGCAGCTTACAAATGAACTGGATAAAGCGCTGGAAGGTGAAGAGGAGAAACGTCTTAAAAGGTTGCTGAATTTACCTCCAATCCGAAGTTTTTTTGTGGATCGGTTCGAAACTAATGACCCACTTGAGCAAGCAAAAGCCTGTCTTTATTTTTCCAGACAGAGTAAGATCAAAAAAAGCATCCTGCCTAAGTTACTGGCTCACACATCGAGTAAGTATCCGATGCTGGCGTATTCAGCCTGTATGGCAGTTGTTATTCACGGATCTGCAGATCAAATTGAGAAGGCTATACATAATTTGTTGATTAATGAGGGGATCTCTGACCAAGCTTTGAATGACATCTTCAAAGAGTTTCAGGCCCAGTCGAGTGAAGACAGTAAAGTAGAATCTCAGCTATTGATGGATTTTATTGATGATAAAAGTTACAGCGATAAACGGACGTCATTATTGATTCGAACCTTGGGGGAGCTCCACTTTTATGAAAGTGCCGGGCTTTTGCTGAAAGAATTTTTAAATCTTGATGAAAGTCATTACTCCCCGGAAATTGCTTGTGCATTGATTGACGTGCTGTCAGGATTTGGGATGGATGAAATTCTTGAAGATCTGCATACGGTCTATTCTGTTTCAGAAAACCGGGAAGTACGGGAGTCAGCGGCCAGGGCTTTGGGAGCTTTTACTGATCCTGTCAGCAAACCGATTTTAAAATGGATGATGCTCGATCCTGATTTTTATGTGCGGTTTTATGCGGCTAAGTCGCTTTCCAACTATCCGGATATTCAGTTGGGTGAATTGAATCTGCCCGGTTCGGACAGTGAGGACTACCGAGAACTTCTGGGAGAGATTGAATCTTCAAAAGAGCTGGGGTATTGATGGAAATATTAGCTTCAGTACTGGTAGCGATTAATGTTCTGATTTTCTTCTACTTCATCTTTGTGAATTTCTCGTATATCACTCTCATTATATTTTCCTACATCCAGACGAAACGATCAAAAAAAGAGAGTTCAATATTTCAACTCAGTGGACTTTTCGACACCCGCCTTTATAAATCGATTAGTATTCTGGCCCCGGCCTATAACGAAGAGGCGTCGATAATTGAATCGACAGAGGCACTGCTGCACCTGGAATTTGCAGACTATGAGATTATCGTTGTGAATGATGGGAGTAAAGACAGTACGTTGGAGAAGCTGATCAAACATTTTAAGCTGAAAAAGATTGACCGGTATGTGCCGAAATCGATTGAGACAGAGCCAATAAAGGCAATATATGGGAGTCATCGTTATCCGAATTTGTTTGTTGTAGACAAGGAAAACGGACGGAAAGCAGACGCGTTGAATGCCGGTATCAATGTTTCACGAAAAGATCTGATCTGTGCGGTGGATTCTGATACTCTTCTTGAACCGACGGTACTTCAGCAGATGTTGATGGCATTTGTAGCCGATCCCAAAACGGTAGCAGTGGGCGGAGTGGTTCGTGTAGCCAACGGTTGCAAATTTGAGATGGGGGAAGTTTCTGAGGTAAAAGTCCCGAAAACGTTTATTGGACGCATTCAGGCCGTGGAGTATCTCCGGGCATTTCTATTTGGCCGCACCGGCTGGGACTACTTTGACAGCCTGTTGATTATCTCCGGAGCATTTGGTGTTTTTGATCGGGAATCTGTGATTAAAGTGGGCGGATACCTGCATGATACGGTTGGTGAGGATATGGAGCTGGTGGTTCGGCTACACCGCTACTACCGGGATCGGAATGAAAAATATCGGGTACGTTTTCTGCCTGAACCGGTCTGCTGGACAGAGGTTCCGGAGACCTGGACGGTTTTGGGAAGGCAGAGAAACCGTTGGCAGCGTGGATTAGCGGATACGTTATGGAGACATAAAAAAATGCTGTTCAATCCTAAATATGGCAGGCTTGGATTCTTAGCGATGCCATTTTTTCTGTTTGTGGAGCTGCTATCCCCAATTATTGAGCTTGGGGGATTTATCATTTTATTTATTTCGCTTTGGCTGGGTGTGATCAACGTGCAGTTTGCTCTTCTTTTCTTAGCCGCTGCAATACTGCTGGGTATGATACTGTCTGTGCTGTCCGTTCTGATGGAGGAACTGACGTTTCGCAGATATGATCGAATGAGGGATGTGGCGATTTTAATTCTGTATGCCTTTTTCGAAAATATAGGCTATCGACAAATCCATGCCTGGTGGAGATTAAAGGGGCTGATTGACTTCTTTAAAGGGAACAAAAGCTGGGGAGAGATGACGCGGAGTGGTACGTTTAGTCGCTGATAGTGACGCGGATTGACCGGATTTTTGGATTTCACAGATGAATTTTACTCAAATTTTGAATTAATAAACCTTTTAAACTTTAAGCTTTCTTCACCAAAGTTTACAAGAAGGCCAATTTGTAATTGGTATGCCTTTAGATAGTTCAATATTTGAGCATAATGGACTGATGTAATTTCAGATACAGCTTTCAATTCAAGAAGAATTTTATCTTCAACTAAAAAATCAACTCTTCTTGAGCCGACATTTTGTCCTTGGTAATATAATGCCATGGATATTTCACGGTCGTATTCAAGATTTGAATGACTGAACTCAATTGCCAGTGATCTCTGATATATGACCTCGGGAAACCCATTTCCAAGTTCTGAATGAACTCTCATACAAGCCCCTATGATCCTGCCTGTTAACTCTTTGTGTTTTAAATGGTCCATTATATCGCTGTATTTGATAAATGGAACCCAATATTTAAAACCCTTACAGTTTTTGATTTAGAATACAGAAAGAAAATCCGTGAAATCCAAAAATCCGCTTAATCCGCGGCTCTACTTAGACAAATACAAACTCTTAAACTCATACGGCTTTTTAAAGTGCTCATCATTAAAGTCCTTCGCGAAGTAGATGCTTTCTCCGGTTGATTTCATCTCCGGCCCCAACTCCTTCTTCACTTCCGGGAATTTATCAAATGGGAACACAGGCTCTTTAATGGCCCAGTTCACCAATTTTGACTTCAGGT containing:
- a CDS encoding D-alanine--D-alanine ligase family protein; translation: MEKNLVVAFGGASPEHEVSVLTAMQAISALENTPYQIIPLYIAKNGMWFTGDYLLDLKHYEDLGKITDNATPCHITHNELGQAVLEKKKSGIFSKNEHTVIYAVLTAFHGSAGENGSFQGVCETYNIPYTGSGVMGSSVGMDKVTAKALCRSAGIPVVDGIDFFENEWVDDQAGILDKIEKLSYPVIIKPVHLGSSIGVEVVKDRDALIEAVETAFRYDDHILVEKAISPLTEINCSVVGTPQSPKASVCERPMGTEELLSFKDKYMRDDASKGMASADRVIPADISESLTTSIQETSAEVFKLFNCSGLARLDFLVESGTETYFFNEINTIPGSFSFYLWKESGISFDKLLLELIDIAVSTHQKKNGRILTYETNLLSQKAVKGIKGLKGNK
- a CDS encoding glycosyltransferase family 2 protein is translated as MEILASVLVAINVLIFFYFIFVNFSYITLIIFSYIQTKRSKKESSIFQLSGLFDTRLYKSISILAPAYNEEASIIESTEALLHLEFADYEIIVVNDGSKDSTLEKLIKHFKLKKIDRYVPKSIETEPIKAIYGSHRYPNLFVVDKENGRKADALNAGINVSRKDLICAVDSDTLLEPTVLQQMLMAFVADPKTVAVGGVVRVANGCKFEMGEVSEVKVPKTFIGRIQAVEYLRAFLFGRTGWDYFDSLLIISGAFGVFDRESVIKVGGYLHDTVGEDMELVVRLHRYYRDRNEKYRVRFLPEPVCWTEVPETWTVLGRQRNRWQRGLADTLWRHKKMLFNPKYGRLGFLAMPFFLFVELLSPIIELGGFIILFISLWLGVINVQFALLFLAAAILLGMILSVLSVLMEELTFRRYDRMRDVAILILYAFFENIGYRQIHAWWRLKGLIDFFKGNKSWGEMTRSGTFSR
- a CDS encoding ABC transporter substrate-binding protein, giving the protein MKKPITNSLLLLIPLIILFYGCGSSDTITVVEQNPESASGESSESTDQPNGDDFTQLRVGILEPVTNFDPLYAENLSTLRVVSLIYDGLFKLDSDGNPEPALINDYTVSDDGTQYEFKLNRDLYFHDSTVFGAGVGRRIHAEDVRWVFERTAKVDVPPTASQLLMNIVGYDNYFTEQRTVFDSSKRVLDGISGIEVIDAETIRFTLKNPDEDFLKKLGSPYLSIYPSEALQNRDDDLRTSPVGTGAYILNSQNENEIVLTRNPSPRFTDRQVDYPVNRIDFIYQSSESDAFQQFARKNIDWVPELGPQIKTQVTDSSQNLVSSYQDQFELVQNSATRFTMIYLNESSERDLDYVKYRLAQLEQDQLTSPGEISFEEPEIPTEYEPESVPSELYVTFTENPFATMLFTDINNSVFRPDVSLSFLDIRIPTAESVLFSRSVDSFHYPYFNTDNDQGQWLTAESVIIGIYHSYIDGIEPTAVPWQLPLRGLEIDQAERDAS
- a CDS encoding HEAT repeat domain-containing protein gives rise to the protein MLIDFLNTHAERIVLLVVIVLAIFSLMVFIGAIYSRWRLNLREKREKQIRDKLSNLVIRYVSGDLKFEELKSKLSTETDYSILMQLTNELDKALEGEEEKRLKRLLNLPPIRSFFVDRFETNDPLEQAKACLYFSRQSKIKKSILPKLLAHTSSKYPMLAYSACMAVVIHGSADQIEKAIHNLLINEGISDQALNDIFKEFQAQSSEDSKVESQLLMDFIDDKSYSDKRTSLLIRTLGELHFYESAGLLLKEFLNLDESHYSPEIACALIDVLSGFGMDEILEDLHTVYSVSENREVRESAARALGAFTDPVSKPILKWMMLDPDFYVRFYAAKSLSNYPDIQLGELNLPGSDSEDYRELLGEIESSKELGY
- a CDS encoding response regulator transcription factor; translation: MSKHKILVIEDEEMTARLITYRLKSLGHEVQHEKDGVKGFQTIKEFRPDLVVLDIMLPGLSGFEILQKLQDDESFDSDSIKVLMLSSKKRAEDVSRGFNLGAMEYVPKPFKMDEFLLRLNRVLNQ
- a CDS encoding GxxExxY protein encodes the protein MDHLKHKELTGRIIGACMRVHSELGNGFPEVIYQRSLAIEFSHSNLEYDREISMALYYQGQNVGSRRVDFLVEDKILLELKAVSEITSVHYAQILNYLKAYQLQIGLLVNFGEESLKFKRFINSKFE